The genomic stretch TCTTATGGAAAGCGCTGCCTACATTTTAGTATTAACCTTGGCTCTGGGTGTAATTTTTTTCGCGATCGCTTTTCGGGAACCTCCCCGTATTCAAAAATAGTTAGCTCACATCCCTGTCCCTTTAATGTTTCCTAACTAACCTAATTTTATAGGTTTCTAGCCGTATTAGCCTGTCTTAAATTATAGTTAAGATAGAAACTAAGACGGCTTTTTACCTTTTTATTGAACATTTCAGGGTTAAACTATGCAATGCCCTTCCTGTCAACACACGAATAGTCGTGTTTTAGAATCCCGTTCTACCGAAGGGGGAAAAAGTATTAGACGACGTCGGGAATGTCTAATCTGTAAACACCGATTTACTACCTATGAACGTATTGAATTTGTTCCCATGACTGTCATCAAAAAAGACGGGAAGAGAGAATCCTTTGATCGCTCTAAGATATTGAGAGGAATGGTAAGAGCTTGTGAGAAAACGGGAATTTCCGTCGCACATCTCGATAGTATCGTCGATGAAATCGAAGCGCAAATACAACAGCTCCCTCAAAAAGAGATCACGAGCGAATCTATCGGTAAACTGGTCTTAGAATTTCTTAGAGAACACAGCGAAGTAGCTTATATCCGCTTTGCTTCCGTCTATGGACAGTTCCAGGGAATCGACGATTTCGTCGCTACTCTAGAAAATTTACAAAACCACGCTCAACAGGCTGAACTAGCTAAAGACTGGCATTATTCTCTACCGCCAGGCTAAAATCAAGACTTAAATCGAAATTACAAAAAATTAGCTATTTGCTTTATAATGTTATCTGTGCTAAAAACGAGAGTTCAGCTTACATTAACCCT from Gloeocapsa sp. PCC 73106 encodes the following:
- the nrdR gene encoding transcriptional regulator NrdR; protein product: MQCPSCQHTNSRVLESRSTEGGKSIRRRRECLICKHRFTTYERIEFVPMTVIKKDGKRESFDRSKILRGMVRACEKTGISVAHLDSIVDEIEAQIQQLPQKEITSESIGKLVLEFLREHSEVAYIRFASVYGQFQGIDDFVATLENLQNHAQQAELAKDWHYSLPPG
- a CDS encoding photosystem II reaction center protein T, producing MESAAYILVLTLALGVIFFAIAFREPPRIQK